A region from the Xenopus laevis strain J_2021 chromosome 4S, Xenopus_laevis_v10.1, whole genome shotgun sequence genome encodes:
- the caprin1.S gene encoding cell cycle associated protein 1 S homeolog isoform X6 has protein sequence MPSATSSKAVPGSTDAAPGNIQTEAMKQILGIIDKKLRNLEKKKGKLDDYQDRLDKGERLNQDQMDAVTKHQEVVANMEFARELQRNFMALGQDMQKTIKKAARREQLMREEAEQKRLKTVLEFQFVLDKLGDEEVRNDLKQGLDGVLVVSEEELSLLDEFYKLVNPDRDTSVRLSDQYEQASIHLWDVLDSKEKSVCGTTYKSLKDLLDRILQSGYFDSAQNHQNGLCEEEEEEEPLAAPPVEEQAPELEPEPVEEYTEPSEVESTEFVNRQFMTEAQYSGSEKEQVDEWTVETVEVVNSLQQAATPPIPEPLALNAIVQVQPDPIVRRQRVQDLMAQMQGPYNFMQDSMLEFESQPMDPAIVSAQPMNLSQSMDLPQMLCPPVHSEPRPSQPIQVPDTTQVALVSSPSEAYTGSPEIYQPSHPIEARTQNDAMEQIQASLSLNPDPTQTLSSIPAASQPQVFQTGSNKPLHSSGINVNAAPFQSMQTVFNMNAPVPPVNEPETLKQNQYQASYNQTFPGQPHQVEQTELQPEQLQTVVNSYHATSEQAHQAPSGHQQPTQQNAGFPRNSQPFYNNRGMARGGQRGNRGMMNGYRGQSNGFRGGYDGYRAAFPNTPNSGYPQAQFNAPRDYSNNYQRVTEGPPAPAEAYRR, from the exons ATGCCCTCTGCTACCAGCAGCAAAGCGGTGCCGGGCTCCACCGATGCAGCTCCTGGCAACATCCAGACCGAAGCCATGAAACAGATCTTGGGGATCATCGACAAGAAGCTGCGCAATCTGGAAAAGAAAAAG GGCAAGCTGGATGACTACCAGGATCGACTTGACAAGGGAGAACGGCTAAATCAGGACCAAATG GATGCGGTGACAAAACATCAAGAGGTGGTGGCCAACATGGAATTTGCCCGTGAACTGCAAAGGAATTTTATGGCATTGGGTCAAGAT ATGCAGAAAACCATCAAGAAAGCCGCCCGCCGCGAGCAACTTATGCGAGAGGAAGCCGAACAGAAACGCTTAAAGACAGTGCTGGAGTTCCAGTTTGTTCTGGATAAACTGGGAGATGAGGAAGTGCGGAACGATTTAAAGCAAGGGTTGGATGGGGTCCTGGTGGTGTCAGAGGAGGAGCTGTCACTACTGGATGAGTTCTACAAGCTGGTGAATCCTGACAGAGACACGTCCGTAAG GCTAAGTGACCAGTACGAGCAGGCCTCCATTCACCTATGGGATGTGCTGGATAGCAAGGAGAAATCTGTGTGTGGGACTACAT ACAAAAGTCTGAAGGATCTGTTGGATCGAATTCTCCAGAGTGGCTACTTTGACAGCGCACAGAACCATCAGAATGGGCTttgtgaggaagaggaggaggaggaaccaCTTGCAGCACCGCCTGTGGAAGAACAAGCCCCAGAACTTG AACCAGAACCTGTAGAAGAATACACTGAGCCCAGTGAAGTGGAGTCCACTGAG TTTGTCAACAGGCAGTTCATGACAGAGGCTCAGTACAGCGGCAGTGAGAAAGAGCAAGTCGATGAGTGGACGGTAGAAACAGTTGAA GTTGTAAACTCTCTCCAGCAAGCAGCAACCCCGCCTATCCCAGAACCCCTCGCATTAAATGCTATTGTCCAAGTCCAGCCCGACCCCATTGTCAGGAGGCAGAGAGTTCAAGACCTGATGGCCCAAATGCAAGGTCCATACAACTTCATGCAG gACTCTATGCTTGAGTTTGAGAGCCAACCAATGGACCCAGCCATTGTATCTGCACAGCCCATGAACCTATCTCAAAGCATGGACCTACCGCAGATGCTCTGCCCGCCAG tGCATTCCGAGCCTAGACCGTCTCAGCCCATCCAAGTTCCAGACACCACACAG GTTGCACTGGTGTCTTCCCCAAGTGAAGCGTACACAGGTTCCCCGGAGATATACCAACCATCTCACCCCATAGAAGCAAGAACCCAGAATGATGCAATGGAGCAGATTCAG GCATCGTTATCCTTAAACCCAGACCCAACACAGACCTTGTCGTCTATTCCTGCTGCTTCCCAACCTCAGGTGTTCCAGACCGGGTCCAACAAACCTCTGCACAGCAGTGGCATCAACGTTAATGCTGCTCCATTCCAATCAATGCAGACT GTTTTTAATATGAATGCACCTGTCCCTCCTGTGAATGAGCCAGAAACACTGAAACAGAACCAGTACCAGGCCAGTTATAACCAGACTTTCCCTGGCCAACCTCATCAAGTGGAACAAACAGAACTTCAACCAGAGCAGCTACAAACAG TTGTAAACAGTTACCATGCAACATCGGAGCAGGCCCATCAAGCGCCCTCGGGGCACCAGCAGCCCACTCAGCAAAACGCAGGATTCCCACGGAATAGCCAGCCTTTCTACAACAATCGAGGGATGGCCCGAGGAGGTCAGCGAGGTAACCGAGGCATGATGAACGGCTACAGAGGCCAGTCAAATGGCTTTAGAG GAGGCTATGATGGCTACCGAGCTGCTTTCCCCAACACTCCAAACAGTGGCTACCCCCAGGCACAGTTTAACGCTCCTCGTGACTACAGCAACAACTATCAGCGG GTCACGGAGGGCCCCCCCGCCCCAGCCGAGGCATACCGCAGATGA
- the caprin1.S gene encoding cell cycle associated protein 1 S homeolog isoform X3, with protein sequence MPSATSSKAVPGSTDAAPGNIQTEAMKQILGIIDKKLRNLEKKKGKLDDYQDRLDKGERLNQDQMDAVTKHQEVVANMEFARELQRNFMALGQDMQKTIKKAARREQLMREEAEQKRLKTVLEFQFVLDKLGDEEVRNDLKQGLDGVLVVSEEELSLLDEFYKLVNPDRDTSVRLSDQYEQASIHLWDVLDSKEKSVCGTTYKSLKDLLDRILQSGYFDSAQNHQNGLCEEEEEEEPLAAPPVEEQAPELEPEPVEEYTEPSEVESTEFVNRQFMTEAQYSGSEKEQVDEWTVETVEVVNSLQQAATPPIPEPLALNAIVQVQPDPIVRRQRVQDLMAQMQGPYNFMQDSMLEFESQPMDPAIVSAQPMNLSQSMDLPQMLCPPVHSEPRPSQPIQVPDTTQVALVSSPSEAYTGSPEIYQPSHPIEARTQNDAMEQIQASLSLNPDPTQTLSSIPAASQPQVFQTGSNKPLHSSGINVNAAPFQSMQTDKSNTGICAAVQVFNMNAPVPPVNEPETLKQNQYQASYNQTFPGQPHQVEQTELQPEQLQTVVNSYHATSEQAHQAPSGHQQPTQQNAGFPRNSQPFYNNRGMARGGQRGNRGMMNGYRGQSNGFRGGYDGYRAAFPNTPNSGYPQAQFNAPRDYSNNYQRDGYQQNFKRGAGQGGPRVAPRGNSQAMHS encoded by the exons ATGCCCTCTGCTACCAGCAGCAAAGCGGTGCCGGGCTCCACCGATGCAGCTCCTGGCAACATCCAGACCGAAGCCATGAAACAGATCTTGGGGATCATCGACAAGAAGCTGCGCAATCTGGAAAAGAAAAAG GGCAAGCTGGATGACTACCAGGATCGACTTGACAAGGGAGAACGGCTAAATCAGGACCAAATG GATGCGGTGACAAAACATCAAGAGGTGGTGGCCAACATGGAATTTGCCCGTGAACTGCAAAGGAATTTTATGGCATTGGGTCAAGAT ATGCAGAAAACCATCAAGAAAGCCGCCCGCCGCGAGCAACTTATGCGAGAGGAAGCCGAACAGAAACGCTTAAAGACAGTGCTGGAGTTCCAGTTTGTTCTGGATAAACTGGGAGATGAGGAAGTGCGGAACGATTTAAAGCAAGGGTTGGATGGGGTCCTGGTGGTGTCAGAGGAGGAGCTGTCACTACTGGATGAGTTCTACAAGCTGGTGAATCCTGACAGAGACACGTCCGTAAG GCTAAGTGACCAGTACGAGCAGGCCTCCATTCACCTATGGGATGTGCTGGATAGCAAGGAGAAATCTGTGTGTGGGACTACAT ACAAAAGTCTGAAGGATCTGTTGGATCGAATTCTCCAGAGTGGCTACTTTGACAGCGCACAGAACCATCAGAATGGGCTttgtgaggaagaggaggaggaggaaccaCTTGCAGCACCGCCTGTGGAAGAACAAGCCCCAGAACTTG AACCAGAACCTGTAGAAGAATACACTGAGCCCAGTGAAGTGGAGTCCACTGAG TTTGTCAACAGGCAGTTCATGACAGAGGCTCAGTACAGCGGCAGTGAGAAAGAGCAAGTCGATGAGTGGACGGTAGAAACAGTTGAA GTTGTAAACTCTCTCCAGCAAGCAGCAACCCCGCCTATCCCAGAACCCCTCGCATTAAATGCTATTGTCCAAGTCCAGCCCGACCCCATTGTCAGGAGGCAGAGAGTTCAAGACCTGATGGCCCAAATGCAAGGTCCATACAACTTCATGCAG gACTCTATGCTTGAGTTTGAGAGCCAACCAATGGACCCAGCCATTGTATCTGCACAGCCCATGAACCTATCTCAAAGCATGGACCTACCGCAGATGCTCTGCCCGCCAG tGCATTCCGAGCCTAGACCGTCTCAGCCCATCCAAGTTCCAGACACCACACAG GTTGCACTGGTGTCTTCCCCAAGTGAAGCGTACACAGGTTCCCCGGAGATATACCAACCATCTCACCCCATAGAAGCAAGAACCCAGAATGATGCAATGGAGCAGATTCAG GCATCGTTATCCTTAAACCCAGACCCAACACAGACCTTGTCGTCTATTCCTGCTGCTTCCCAACCTCAGGTGTTCCAGACCGGGTCCAACAAACCTCTGCACAGCAGTGGCATCAACGTTAATGCTGCTCCATTCCAATCAATGCAGACT GATAAAAGTAACACTGGTATCTGTGCTGCTGTTCAGGTTTTTAATATGAATGCACCTGTCCCTCCTGTGAATGAGCCAGAAACACTGAAACAGAACCAGTACCAGGCCAGTTATAACCAGACTTTCCCTGGCCAACCTCATCAAGTGGAACAAACAGAACTTCAACCAGAGCAGCTACAAACAG TTGTAAACAGTTACCATGCAACATCGGAGCAGGCCCATCAAGCGCCCTCGGGGCACCAGCAGCCCACTCAGCAAAACGCAGGATTCCCACGGAATAGCCAGCCTTTCTACAACAATCGAGGGATGGCCCGAGGAGGTCAGCGAGGTAACCGAGGCATGATGAACGGCTACAGAGGCCAGTCAAATGGCTTTAGAG GAGGCTATGATGGCTACCGAGCTGCTTTCCCCAACACTCCAAACAGTGGCTACCCCCAGGCACAGTTTAACGCTCCTCGTGACTACAGCAACAACTATCAGCGG GACGGATACCAACAAAACTTTAAGCGCGGTGCTGGGCAGGGAGGTCCTCGGGTCGCCCCTCGAGGTAATTCTCAAGCGATGCACTCCTAA
- the caprin1.S gene encoding cell cycle associated protein 1 S homeolog isoform X5: MPSATSSKAVPGSTDAAPGNIQTEAMKQILGIIDKKLRNLEKKKGKLDDYQDRLDKGERLNQDQMDAVTKHQEVVANMEFARELQRNFMALGQDMQKTIKKAARREQLMREEAEQKRLKTVLEFQFVLDKLGDEEVRNDLKQGLDGVLVVSEEELSLLDEFYKLVNPDRDTSVRLSDQYEQASIHLWDVLDSKEKSVCGTTYKSLKDLLDRILQSGYFDSAQNHQNGLCEEEEEEEPLAAPPVEEQAPELEPEPVEEYTEPSEVESTEFVNRQFMTEAQYSGSEKEQVDEWTVETVEVVNSLQQAATPPIPEPLALNAIVQVQPDPIVRRQRVQDLMAQMQGPYNFMQDSMLEFESQPMDPAIVSAQPMNLSQSMDLPQMLCPPVHSEPRPSQPIQVPDTTQVALVSSPSEAYTGSPEIYQPSHPIEARTQNDAMEQIQASLSLNPDPTQTLSSIPAASQPQVFQTGSNKPLHSSGINVNAAPFQSMQTDKSNTGICAAVQVFNMNAPVPPVNEPETLKQNQYQASYNQTFPGQPHQVEQTELQPEQLQTVVNSYHATSEQAHQAPSGHQQPTQQNAGFPRNSQPFYNNRGMARGGQRGNRGMMNGYRGQSNGFRGGYDGYRAAFPNTPNSGYPQAQFNAPRDYSNNYQRAATLLD, translated from the exons ATGCCCTCTGCTACCAGCAGCAAAGCGGTGCCGGGCTCCACCGATGCAGCTCCTGGCAACATCCAGACCGAAGCCATGAAACAGATCTTGGGGATCATCGACAAGAAGCTGCGCAATCTGGAAAAGAAAAAG GGCAAGCTGGATGACTACCAGGATCGACTTGACAAGGGAGAACGGCTAAATCAGGACCAAATG GATGCGGTGACAAAACATCAAGAGGTGGTGGCCAACATGGAATTTGCCCGTGAACTGCAAAGGAATTTTATGGCATTGGGTCAAGAT ATGCAGAAAACCATCAAGAAAGCCGCCCGCCGCGAGCAACTTATGCGAGAGGAAGCCGAACAGAAACGCTTAAAGACAGTGCTGGAGTTCCAGTTTGTTCTGGATAAACTGGGAGATGAGGAAGTGCGGAACGATTTAAAGCAAGGGTTGGATGGGGTCCTGGTGGTGTCAGAGGAGGAGCTGTCACTACTGGATGAGTTCTACAAGCTGGTGAATCCTGACAGAGACACGTCCGTAAG GCTAAGTGACCAGTACGAGCAGGCCTCCATTCACCTATGGGATGTGCTGGATAGCAAGGAGAAATCTGTGTGTGGGACTACAT ACAAAAGTCTGAAGGATCTGTTGGATCGAATTCTCCAGAGTGGCTACTTTGACAGCGCACAGAACCATCAGAATGGGCTttgtgaggaagaggaggaggaggaaccaCTTGCAGCACCGCCTGTGGAAGAACAAGCCCCAGAACTTG AACCAGAACCTGTAGAAGAATACACTGAGCCCAGTGAAGTGGAGTCCACTGAG TTTGTCAACAGGCAGTTCATGACAGAGGCTCAGTACAGCGGCAGTGAGAAAGAGCAAGTCGATGAGTGGACGGTAGAAACAGTTGAA GTTGTAAACTCTCTCCAGCAAGCAGCAACCCCGCCTATCCCAGAACCCCTCGCATTAAATGCTATTGTCCAAGTCCAGCCCGACCCCATTGTCAGGAGGCAGAGAGTTCAAGACCTGATGGCCCAAATGCAAGGTCCATACAACTTCATGCAG gACTCTATGCTTGAGTTTGAGAGCCAACCAATGGACCCAGCCATTGTATCTGCACAGCCCATGAACCTATCTCAAAGCATGGACCTACCGCAGATGCTCTGCCCGCCAG tGCATTCCGAGCCTAGACCGTCTCAGCCCATCCAAGTTCCAGACACCACACAG GTTGCACTGGTGTCTTCCCCAAGTGAAGCGTACACAGGTTCCCCGGAGATATACCAACCATCTCACCCCATAGAAGCAAGAACCCAGAATGATGCAATGGAGCAGATTCAG GCATCGTTATCCTTAAACCCAGACCCAACACAGACCTTGTCGTCTATTCCTGCTGCTTCCCAACCTCAGGTGTTCCAGACCGGGTCCAACAAACCTCTGCACAGCAGTGGCATCAACGTTAATGCTGCTCCATTCCAATCAATGCAGACT GATAAAAGTAACACTGGTATCTGTGCTGCTGTTCAGGTTTTTAATATGAATGCACCTGTCCCTCCTGTGAATGAGCCAGAAACACTGAAACAGAACCAGTACCAGGCCAGTTATAACCAGACTTTCCCTGGCCAACCTCATCAAGTGGAACAAACAGAACTTCAACCAGAGCAGCTACAAACAG TTGTAAACAGTTACCATGCAACATCGGAGCAGGCCCATCAAGCGCCCTCGGGGCACCAGCAGCCCACTCAGCAAAACGCAGGATTCCCACGGAATAGCCAGCCTTTCTACAACAATCGAGGGATGGCCCGAGGAGGTCAGCGAGGTAACCGAGGCATGATGAACGGCTACAGAGGCCAGTCAAATGGCTTTAGAG GAGGCTATGATGGCTACCGAGCTGCTTTCCCCAACACTCCAAACAGTGGCTACCCCCAGGCACAGTTTAACGCTCCTCGTGACTACAGCAACAACTATCAGCGG GCAGCAACACTTTTGGACTAG
- the caprin1.S gene encoding cell cycle associated protein 1 S homeolog isoform X1, whose translation MPSATSSKAVPGSTDAAPGNIQTEAMKQILGIIDKKLRNLEKKKGKLDDYQDRLDKGERLNQDQMDAVTKHQEVVANMEFARELQRNFMALGQDMQKTIKKAARREQLMREEAEQKRLKTVLEFQFVLDKLGDEEVRNDLKQGLDGVLVVSEEELSLLDEFYKLVNPDRDTSVRLSDQYEQASIHLWDVLDSKEKSVCGTTYKSLKDLLDRILQSGYFDSAQNHQNGLCEEEEEEEPLAAPPVEEQAPELEPEPVEEYTEPSEVESTEFVNRQFMTEAQYSGSEKEQVDEWTVETVEVVNSLQQAATPPIPEPLALNAIVQVQPDPIVRRQRVQDLMAQMQGPYNFMQDSMLEFESQPMDPAIVSAQPMNLSQSMDLPQMLCPPVHSEPRPSQPIQVPDTTQVALVSSPSEAYTGSPEIYQPSHPIEARTQNDAMEQIQASLSLNPDPTQTLSSIPAASQPQVFQTGSNKPLHSSGINVNAAPFQSMQTDKSNTGICAAVQVFNMNAPVPPVNEPETLKQNQYQASYNQTFPGQPHQVEQTELQPEQLQTVVNSYHATSEQAHQAPSGHQQPTQQNAGFPRNSQPFYNNRGMARGGQRGNRGMMNGYRGQSNGFRGGYDGYRAAFPNTPNSGYPQAQFNAPRDYSNNYQRDGYQQNFKRGAGQGGPRVAPRGHGGPPRPSRGIPQMNPQQVN comes from the exons ATGCCCTCTGCTACCAGCAGCAAAGCGGTGCCGGGCTCCACCGATGCAGCTCCTGGCAACATCCAGACCGAAGCCATGAAACAGATCTTGGGGATCATCGACAAGAAGCTGCGCAATCTGGAAAAGAAAAAG GGCAAGCTGGATGACTACCAGGATCGACTTGACAAGGGAGAACGGCTAAATCAGGACCAAATG GATGCGGTGACAAAACATCAAGAGGTGGTGGCCAACATGGAATTTGCCCGTGAACTGCAAAGGAATTTTATGGCATTGGGTCAAGAT ATGCAGAAAACCATCAAGAAAGCCGCCCGCCGCGAGCAACTTATGCGAGAGGAAGCCGAACAGAAACGCTTAAAGACAGTGCTGGAGTTCCAGTTTGTTCTGGATAAACTGGGAGATGAGGAAGTGCGGAACGATTTAAAGCAAGGGTTGGATGGGGTCCTGGTGGTGTCAGAGGAGGAGCTGTCACTACTGGATGAGTTCTACAAGCTGGTGAATCCTGACAGAGACACGTCCGTAAG GCTAAGTGACCAGTACGAGCAGGCCTCCATTCACCTATGGGATGTGCTGGATAGCAAGGAGAAATCTGTGTGTGGGACTACAT ACAAAAGTCTGAAGGATCTGTTGGATCGAATTCTCCAGAGTGGCTACTTTGACAGCGCACAGAACCATCAGAATGGGCTttgtgaggaagaggaggaggaggaaccaCTTGCAGCACCGCCTGTGGAAGAACAAGCCCCAGAACTTG AACCAGAACCTGTAGAAGAATACACTGAGCCCAGTGAAGTGGAGTCCACTGAG TTTGTCAACAGGCAGTTCATGACAGAGGCTCAGTACAGCGGCAGTGAGAAAGAGCAAGTCGATGAGTGGACGGTAGAAACAGTTGAA GTTGTAAACTCTCTCCAGCAAGCAGCAACCCCGCCTATCCCAGAACCCCTCGCATTAAATGCTATTGTCCAAGTCCAGCCCGACCCCATTGTCAGGAGGCAGAGAGTTCAAGACCTGATGGCCCAAATGCAAGGTCCATACAACTTCATGCAG gACTCTATGCTTGAGTTTGAGAGCCAACCAATGGACCCAGCCATTGTATCTGCACAGCCCATGAACCTATCTCAAAGCATGGACCTACCGCAGATGCTCTGCCCGCCAG tGCATTCCGAGCCTAGACCGTCTCAGCCCATCCAAGTTCCAGACACCACACAG GTTGCACTGGTGTCTTCCCCAAGTGAAGCGTACACAGGTTCCCCGGAGATATACCAACCATCTCACCCCATAGAAGCAAGAACCCAGAATGATGCAATGGAGCAGATTCAG GCATCGTTATCCTTAAACCCAGACCCAACACAGACCTTGTCGTCTATTCCTGCTGCTTCCCAACCTCAGGTGTTCCAGACCGGGTCCAACAAACCTCTGCACAGCAGTGGCATCAACGTTAATGCTGCTCCATTCCAATCAATGCAGACT GATAAAAGTAACACTGGTATCTGTGCTGCTGTTCAGGTTTTTAATATGAATGCACCTGTCCCTCCTGTGAATGAGCCAGAAACACTGAAACAGAACCAGTACCAGGCCAGTTATAACCAGACTTTCCCTGGCCAACCTCATCAAGTGGAACAAACAGAACTTCAACCAGAGCAGCTACAAACAG TTGTAAACAGTTACCATGCAACATCGGAGCAGGCCCATCAAGCGCCCTCGGGGCACCAGCAGCCCACTCAGCAAAACGCAGGATTCCCACGGAATAGCCAGCCTTTCTACAACAATCGAGGGATGGCCCGAGGAGGTCAGCGAGGTAACCGAGGCATGATGAACGGCTACAGAGGCCAGTCAAATGGCTTTAGAG GAGGCTATGATGGCTACCGAGCTGCTTTCCCCAACACTCCAAACAGTGGCTACCCCCAGGCACAGTTTAACGCTCCTCGTGACTACAGCAACAACTATCAGCGG GACGGATACCAACAAAACTTTAAGCGCGGTGCTGGGCAGGGAGGTCCTCGGGTCGCCCCTCGAG GTCACGGAGGGCCCCCCCGCCCCAGCCGAGGCATACCGCAGATGAACCCCCAGCAAGtcaattaa
- the caprin1.S gene encoding cell cycle associated protein 1 S homeolog isoform X2, which translates to MPSATSSKAVPGSTDAAPGNIQTEAMKQILGIIDKKLRNLEKKKGKLDDYQDRLDKGERLNQDQMDAVTKHQEVVANMEFARELQRNFMALGQDMQKTIKKAARREQLMREEAEQKRLKTVLEFQFVLDKLGDEEVRNDLKQGLDGVLVVSEEELSLLDEFYKLVNPDRDTSVRLSDQYEQASIHLWDVLDSKEKSVCGTTYKSLKDLLDRILQSGYFDSAQNHQNGLCEEEEEEEPLAAPPVEEQAPELEPEPVEEYTEPSEVESTEFVNRQFMTEAQYSGSEKEQVDEWTVETVEVVNSLQQAATPPIPEPLALNAIVQVQPDPIVRRQRVQDLMAQMQGPYNFMQDSMLEFESQPMDPAIVSAQPMNLSQSMDLPQMLCPPVHSEPRPSQPIQVPDTTQVALVSSPSEAYTGSPEIYQPSHPIEARTQNDAMEQIQASLSLNPDPTQTLSSIPAASQPQVFQTGSNKPLHSSGINVNAAPFQSMQTDKSNTGICAAVQVFNMNAPVPPVNEPETLKQNQYQASYNQTFPGQPHQVEQTELQPEQLQTVVNSYHATSEQAHQAPSGHQQPTQQNAGFPRNSQPFYNNRGMARGGQRGNRGMMNGYRGQSNGFRGGYDGYRAAFPNTPNSGYPQAQFNAPRDYSNNYQRDGYQQNFKRGAGQGGPRVAPRGSNTFGLESY; encoded by the exons ATGCCCTCTGCTACCAGCAGCAAAGCGGTGCCGGGCTCCACCGATGCAGCTCCTGGCAACATCCAGACCGAAGCCATGAAACAGATCTTGGGGATCATCGACAAGAAGCTGCGCAATCTGGAAAAGAAAAAG GGCAAGCTGGATGACTACCAGGATCGACTTGACAAGGGAGAACGGCTAAATCAGGACCAAATG GATGCGGTGACAAAACATCAAGAGGTGGTGGCCAACATGGAATTTGCCCGTGAACTGCAAAGGAATTTTATGGCATTGGGTCAAGAT ATGCAGAAAACCATCAAGAAAGCCGCCCGCCGCGAGCAACTTATGCGAGAGGAAGCCGAACAGAAACGCTTAAAGACAGTGCTGGAGTTCCAGTTTGTTCTGGATAAACTGGGAGATGAGGAAGTGCGGAACGATTTAAAGCAAGGGTTGGATGGGGTCCTGGTGGTGTCAGAGGAGGAGCTGTCACTACTGGATGAGTTCTACAAGCTGGTGAATCCTGACAGAGACACGTCCGTAAG GCTAAGTGACCAGTACGAGCAGGCCTCCATTCACCTATGGGATGTGCTGGATAGCAAGGAGAAATCTGTGTGTGGGACTACAT ACAAAAGTCTGAAGGATCTGTTGGATCGAATTCTCCAGAGTGGCTACTTTGACAGCGCACAGAACCATCAGAATGGGCTttgtgaggaagaggaggaggaggaaccaCTTGCAGCACCGCCTGTGGAAGAACAAGCCCCAGAACTTG AACCAGAACCTGTAGAAGAATACACTGAGCCCAGTGAAGTGGAGTCCACTGAG TTTGTCAACAGGCAGTTCATGACAGAGGCTCAGTACAGCGGCAGTGAGAAAGAGCAAGTCGATGAGTGGACGGTAGAAACAGTTGAA GTTGTAAACTCTCTCCAGCAAGCAGCAACCCCGCCTATCCCAGAACCCCTCGCATTAAATGCTATTGTCCAAGTCCAGCCCGACCCCATTGTCAGGAGGCAGAGAGTTCAAGACCTGATGGCCCAAATGCAAGGTCCATACAACTTCATGCAG gACTCTATGCTTGAGTTTGAGAGCCAACCAATGGACCCAGCCATTGTATCTGCACAGCCCATGAACCTATCTCAAAGCATGGACCTACCGCAGATGCTCTGCCCGCCAG tGCATTCCGAGCCTAGACCGTCTCAGCCCATCCAAGTTCCAGACACCACACAG GTTGCACTGGTGTCTTCCCCAAGTGAAGCGTACACAGGTTCCCCGGAGATATACCAACCATCTCACCCCATAGAAGCAAGAACCCAGAATGATGCAATGGAGCAGATTCAG GCATCGTTATCCTTAAACCCAGACCCAACACAGACCTTGTCGTCTATTCCTGCTGCTTCCCAACCTCAGGTGTTCCAGACCGGGTCCAACAAACCTCTGCACAGCAGTGGCATCAACGTTAATGCTGCTCCATTCCAATCAATGCAGACT GATAAAAGTAACACTGGTATCTGTGCTGCTGTTCAGGTTTTTAATATGAATGCACCTGTCCCTCCTGTGAATGAGCCAGAAACACTGAAACAGAACCAGTACCAGGCCAGTTATAACCAGACTTTCCCTGGCCAACCTCATCAAGTGGAACAAACAGAACTTCAACCAGAGCAGCTACAAACAG TTGTAAACAGTTACCATGCAACATCGGAGCAGGCCCATCAAGCGCCCTCGGGGCACCAGCAGCCCACTCAGCAAAACGCAGGATTCCCACGGAATAGCCAGCCTTTCTACAACAATCGAGGGATGGCCCGAGGAGGTCAGCGAGGTAACCGAGGCATGATGAACGGCTACAGAGGCCAGTCAAATGGCTTTAGAG GAGGCTATGATGGCTACCGAGCTGCTTTCCCCAACACTCCAAACAGTGGCTACCCCCAGGCACAGTTTAACGCTCCTCGTGACTACAGCAACAACTATCAGCGG GACGGATACCAACAAAACTTTAAGCGCGGTGCTGGGCAGGGAGGTCCTCGGGTCGCCCCTCGAG GCAGCAACACTTTTGGACTAGAATCCTATTAG